A region of Thiofilum sp. DNA encodes the following proteins:
- a CDS encoding AMP-binding protein yields the protein MTKPMAQVAYQGVVAFDKSLDTFPKLLLDHATKRSNKIAIREKDLGIWQSWSWKQVLEEVTALACGLAQLGLQRGDKLAIIGDNRPRLYWSMVAAQCLGIIPIPLYQDAVAEEIAFVLDNADVRLAIVEDQEQVDKILETKEQCPQIDYVLYDDPRGMQHYHFPFLKSIDEIQASGRQYHQAHPDFFQTEALKATGSDTAIMLYTSGTTGKPKGVVLSHDNVIITARNGIIREQLTQDEEVLAYLPMAWVGDNLFSYAQSYVAGFTVSCPESGATVLNDLREIGPTYYFAPPRIYENMLTQVMIRMEDASALKRKLFHYFLNHAKRVGTAILNGQTVEGKDAWLYKLGSFLVYNPLKDVLGLGRIKLAYTAGEAIGPEIFDFYRSLGINIKQLYGQTEGMVFICVQPDGEVYPDTVGTPALEVEVKIDDNGEVLYRSPGVFQEYYKNPESTAKTKTPDGWVYTGDAGFFAENGHLKIIDRAKDVGKLTNGTMFAPKYLENKLKFFSYIKEAVVFGDKKDYSTAFINIDLEAVGNWAEKRGLAYSGYQDLAAQPEVYALIKDCVEQVNQDLAKDPRLGQSQIKRFLILHKELDADDGELTRTRKVRRSFVAERYASLIDALYSDLTECHVKTEVKFEDGRSGILEADVKLSDAKTFPPTTATPSHTH from the coding sequence ATGACAAAGCCGATGGCGCAGGTTGCGTATCAAGGGGTAGTTGCGTTTGATAAGTCCCTCGATACTTTTCCGAAGTTGCTATTAGATCATGCAACCAAACGCTCGAATAAAATAGCTATTCGTGAAAAAGACCTAGGTATTTGGCAATCATGGTCTTGGAAGCAAGTACTGGAAGAGGTCACAGCCTTAGCGTGTGGATTAGCGCAGCTTGGCTTACAACGTGGTGATAAGCTTGCCATTATCGGTGATAATCGCCCGCGCCTTTATTGGTCAATGGTTGCAGCCCAATGTTTAGGTATTATTCCCATTCCTCTTTACCAAGATGCGGTTGCAGAAGAAATTGCCTTCGTGCTCGACAATGCCGATGTGCGTCTAGCCATTGTCGAAGATCAAGAGCAAGTCGATAAAATTCTCGAAACTAAAGAACAATGCCCGCAAATTGATTACGTGCTCTACGATGATCCACGGGGTATGCAGCATTATCATTTTCCTTTTTTAAAGTCGATTGATGAAATACAAGCGAGTGGTCGCCAGTATCATCAAGCGCATCCCGATTTCTTTCAAACCGAAGCCCTCAAAGCTACTGGTAGTGATACTGCCATTATGCTTTATACCTCAGGAACCACAGGCAAACCTAAAGGTGTGGTACTTAGCCATGATAATGTCATTATCACGGCACGCAATGGGATCATACGTGAGCAACTGACTCAGGACGAAGAAGTTCTTGCTTATCTTCCCATGGCGTGGGTAGGGGATAATTTATTCTCTTATGCTCAATCCTATGTAGCGGGCTTTACGGTGAGTTGCCCCGAAAGTGGCGCTACGGTATTAAATGATCTACGTGAAATTGGCCCCACTTATTACTTTGCACCTCCGCGTATTTACGAAAATATGCTGACTCAAGTTATGATCAGGATGGAGGATGCCAGTGCTCTTAAGCGTAAATTATTTCATTACTTCCTCAACCATGCTAAGCGGGTAGGTACTGCCATACTCAATGGGCAAACCGTAGAAGGTAAAGACGCTTGGCTATATAAGCTCGGAAGCTTTTTAGTCTATAACCCCCTTAAAGATGTATTAGGTCTAGGACGTATTAAACTCGCCTATACCGCAGGGGAGGCAATTGGTCCAGAGATCTTCGATTTTTACCGTTCACTGGGCATTAATATTAAGCAGCTCTATGGTCAAACCGAGGGCATGGTATTTATTTGTGTACAACCCGATGGTGAAGTTTATCCTGATACGGTAGGTACGCCCGCACTCGAAGTCGAAGTCAAGATTGATGACAATGGCGAAGTGCTTTATCGCAGTCCGGGAGTCTTTCAAGAGTATTATAAAAATCCTGAGTCTACCGCCAAAACCAAAACGCCGGATGGCTGGGTTTATACCGGAGATGCGGGATTCTTTGCCGAAAATGGTCACTTGAAAATTATTGATCGTGCTAAAGATGTGGGCAAACTCACCAATGGTACGATGTTCGCTCCTAAATATTTAGAAAATAAACTTAAATTCTTCTCTTACATTAAAGAAGCAGTCGTTTTTGGCGATAAAAAAGATTACAGCACCGCCTTTATTAATATTGACCTCGAAGCTGTGGGCAACTGGGCCGAAAAGCGCGGTTTAGCGTATTCCGGTTATCAGGATTTAGCCGCACAGCCAGAAGTGTATGCCTTGATCAAAGATTGTGTGGAACAAGTCAATCAAGACTTAGCCAAAGACCCGCGCTTAGGTCAATCCCAGATCAAGCGTTTCCTGATTTTGCATAAAGAACTAGATGCAGACGATGGTGAGTTAACCCGTACTCGCAAGGTACGGCGTAGTTTTGTGGCGGAGCGTTACGCGTCTTTAATTGATGCTTTGTATTCTGATCTAACTGAGTGCCATGTGAAAACAGAAGTGAAGTTTGAAGATGGGCGCAGTGGTATATTGGAAGCTGATGTGAAATTAAGTGATGCCAAAACCTTTCCCCCCACTACTGCCACACCCTCTCATACCCACTAA
- a CDS encoding branched-chain amino acid ABC transporter permease: MIYREAGEFKSTYQADQAIFPIRQDRWFILAILAIAFIVMPLVGSDYWLGTIMLPFLILALAALGLNVLTGYAGLLSLGTGGFMATGAFAAYKLATMFPGLHILAVLIMSGLITAGVGILFGIPSLRIKGFYLAVATLASQFFLIWMFNKFGWFTNYSASGVISAPPMTIFGDIYVTGPQATAAAKYLFVLAVVAFLALMIKNLVRSNMGREWMAIRDMDIAAEIIGIKMLSTKLKAFAVSSFLCGIAGALWAFIYTGSVEPAAFDINRSFQILFMVIIGGLGSILGSFLGAAFITLLPIFLSNAPHWFGMNIPVDMISHIESMVFGALIIFFLIVEPHGLARLWQIAKEKLRLWPFPY; this comes from the coding sequence ATGATCTACCGTGAAGCAGGCGAATTTAAAAGCACCTATCAAGCCGATCAAGCGATTTTCCCCATTCGCCAAGATCGTTGGTTTATCTTAGCTATTCTAGCCATTGCCTTTATTGTTATGCCTTTGGTGGGGAGTGATTATTGGCTAGGCACGATTATGTTGCCCTTCTTGATTCTAGCGTTAGCAGCCTTAGGTCTAAATGTACTGACTGGCTATGCGGGTTTATTGAGCCTAGGTACAGGTGGATTCATGGCAACTGGGGCGTTTGCTGCGTATAAACTGGCTACCATGTTCCCCGGCTTGCATATACTCGCAGTATTAATCATGTCTGGACTAATCACTGCTGGGGTGGGGATATTATTTGGTATTCCGTCTTTACGTATTAAAGGCTTTTACCTTGCAGTGGCTACTTTAGCCTCGCAGTTTTTTCTGATCTGGATGTTCAATAAATTTGGCTGGTTTACTAACTACAGTGCATCAGGTGTCATTAGTGCGCCACCCATGACTATTTTTGGCGATATTTATGTGACAGGTCCCCAAGCCACTGCTGCGGCTAAATACTTATTTGTGTTAGCGGTGGTCGCTTTTTTAGCGCTAATGATTAAGAACTTAGTGCGCTCGAATATGGGACGTGAGTGGATGGCGATTCGGGATATGGATATTGCCGCCGAGATTATTGGGATCAAAATGCTCTCTACCAAGCTTAAAGCCTTTGCGGTGAGTTCGTTTTTATGCGGTATTGCCGGGGCATTATGGGCATTTATTTATACCGGATCGGTAGAACCTGCTGCATTTGATATTAATCGCTCATTTCAAATTTTATTCATGGTCATTATCGGGGGCTTAGGTTCCATATTAGGTTCGTTTTTAGGTGCTGCCTTTATTACCTTATTACCGATATTCTTAAGTAATGCGCCCCATTGGTTTGGAATGAATATTCCCGTCGATATGATTTCTCATATTGAAAGCATGGTGTTTGGTGCATTAATTATTTTCTTCTTGATTGTTGAGCCGCATGGATTAGCGCGTTTATGGCAAATTGCTAAGGAAAAATTACGTTTGTGGCCTTTCCCTTACTAA
- a CDS encoding ABC transporter ATP-binding protein, producing MGERVLGDVILDLKNISLSFGVMKVLNNISFNVRKGEIRSIIGPNGAGKSSMLNVINGVYHPQEGTITFKGKVRSKMKMHEAAAQGIARTFQNIALFKGMSTLDNIMTGRNLKMKATLLEQALYWGRAQKEEIHHRHKVEEIIDFLEIQSIRKVPVGRLPYGFQKRVELGRALAAEPEILLLDEPMAGMNVEEKEDMSRFILDINDTFGTTIVLIEHDMGVVMDLSDRVVVLDYGRQLADDVPDVVRNTQSVIDAYLGVSH from the coding sequence TTGGGTGAACGAGTTTTAGGCGACGTTATTCTCGACTTAAAGAATATATCGTTGTCTTTTGGAGTCATGAAGGTACTCAATAATATTAGCTTTAATGTGCGCAAGGGTGAAATCCGCTCCATTATCGGTCCCAATGGTGCGGGCAAAAGCTCTATGCTCAATGTCATTAATGGTGTTTACCATCCTCAAGAGGGCACGATTACCTTTAAGGGTAAGGTACGCTCCAAAATGAAAATGCACGAAGCAGCCGCTCAAGGCATTGCACGTACCTTCCAAAATATCGCCCTGTTTAAAGGTATGAGTACCTTAGACAATATTATGACGGGGCGTAATCTTAAAATGAAAGCTACCCTACTAGAGCAGGCACTCTATTGGGGGCGTGCCCAAAAAGAAGAAATTCATCATCGCCATAAGGTTGAGGAAATTATTGATTTCCTTGAAATTCAATCGATTCGCAAAGTACCTGTGGGACGTTTGCCTTATGGCTTTCAAAAGCGCGTCGAGTTAGGGCGTGCCTTAGCGGCTGAGCCTGAAATTTTGTTATTGGATGAACCAATGGCAGGTATGAACGTGGAAGAAAAAGAAGATATGTCACGTTTCATCCTCGATATTAATGACACCTTTGGGACTACTATTGTGCTGATTGAGCATGATATGGGAGTGGTAATGGATTTGTCGGATCGGGTCGTGGTACTCGATTACGGTCGCCAATTAGCGGATGACGTGCCCGATGTGGTGCGTAATACCCAAAGCGTCATTGATGCCTATTTGGGCGTATCACACTAA
- a CDS encoding branched-chain amino acid ABC transporter permease has translation MPHIERNVLYTIGGAIVLMTLLPWILGKVVPNQVFFEWPYFFEVAIGGLLSGVMYSLVALGFVLIFKASGVFNFAQGAMVLFAALTLVGLIDLGVPIWASIILTLGVMVILAFAIERVVLSHLVNQEHIILFMATIGIAYFLDGFGQTLWGSDVKRLDLGLPNSPIKLFDGALLVNEFDLIAALIAGVLVISLALFFQYTRIGRALRAVADDHQAALSVGIPLKHIWVIVWSVAGLVALVAGIMWGSKLGVQFSLSLIALKALPVLIIGGFTSIPGAIIGGLIIGAGENIAEVFIGPLIGGGITDWFAYMLALVFLVFRPQGLFGEKIIERV, from the coding sequence ATGCCACATATTGAACGCAATGTCCTCTATACCATCGGTGGCGCTATCGTACTGATGACCCTGCTACCTTGGATACTCGGTAAGGTTGTCCCGAATCAGGTATTTTTTGAATGGCCTTATTTTTTTGAAGTCGCGATTGGCGGCTTATTATCGGGTGTCATGTACTCCCTTGTGGCACTCGGTTTTGTTCTCATTTTTAAAGCTTCTGGCGTATTTAATTTTGCTCAAGGCGCTATGGTGTTGTTTGCTGCTCTAACGCTAGTGGGTTTGATTGATCTAGGTGTACCGATTTGGGCGTCGATTATTTTGACGTTAGGGGTCATGGTTATTCTCGCCTTTGCGATTGAGCGCGTGGTGCTAAGCCATTTGGTCAATCAAGAGCATATTATTTTATTTATGGCAACCATTGGGATTGCCTATTTTCTGGATGGCTTTGGTCAAACACTCTGGGGTTCAGATGTTAAACGTTTAGATCTTGGTTTACCCAATAGTCCTATTAAGCTGTTTGACGGTGCATTGCTCGTCAATGAGTTTGATTTAATTGCGGCTTTGATTGCAGGGGTTTTAGTGATCAGTCTTGCCCTATTTTTCCAATATACCCGCATCGGTCGCGCATTACGTGCGGTGGCGGATGATCACCAAGCAGCTTTGAGTGTGGGTATTCCCCTCAAGCATATTTGGGTGATTGTGTGGAGTGTGGCGGGCTTAGTAGCACTGGTCGCGGGGATTATGTGGGGCAGTAAATTAGGGGTGCAATTCTCTCTGTCCTTAATTGCCCTTAAAGCCTTACCTGTTTTGATTATCGGTGGTTTTACCTCGATTCCGGGGGCGATTATCGGTGGTTTGATTATTGGCGCGGGCGAAAATATTGCTGAAGTCTTTATTGGTCCCTTAATCGGTGGGGGTATCACGGATTGGTTTGCTTATATGCTGGCATTAGTCTTCTTGGTGTTCCGTCCCCAAGGTCTGTTTGGCGAAAAAATCATTGAGCGGGTGTAA